A window from Chitinophaga filiformis encodes these proteins:
- a CDS encoding MBOAT family O-acyltransferase: MIDANKLLEIFLYQKDDPILFNSAFFFYFFAFFLLCYLAVGRSKEGRVWVFTIFSLYFFYKACGMYVGLVILSAIVDFNLSRYIYDSESKREQKGLLIVSIILNLGLLFFFKYTDFFIGIINDLHLGKVEPLKLLLPIGISFYTFENLSYTIDVYRREIKPVDNFMDYLFFLSFFPKLMMGPIVRAADFIPQISQPYVLDSEDIGKGMYLIIGGLFKKVVISDFINQNFVQYIFDDPSKHTGLECLLGVYGYAMIIYCDFSGYSDMALGIARWTGFKIPPNFDSPYQSSSITEFWRRWHISLSSWLRDYLYIPLGGNRKGKVRQYINLGLTMLIGGFWHGASWNFVFWGAMHGGALAVDKVRIDWLKKRGSVVSGWAGTLLKIGGILLTFHFVCFCWVFFKASTFQDSWALLHQIVYDFQPEVWLELYNGYTAVFWVMLLGFVLHFLPKQTEQFTERSLARIPVAGSVVIMVVFIWLLVQVKSSQPMMPIYLQF; this comes from the coding sequence ATGATTGATGCCAACAAGCTGCTGGAGATCTTCCTATACCAGAAAGATGATCCCATACTCTTCAACAGCGCTTTTTTCTTTTATTTCTTTGCCTTCTTCCTGCTATGCTACCTGGCAGTGGGCCGTAGCAAAGAGGGTAGGGTATGGGTGTTTACCATCTTTTCACTTTACTTTTTCTATAAAGCCTGCGGCATGTATGTAGGGCTGGTGATCCTTTCGGCTATTGTCGATTTCAATCTGTCCAGGTACATATACGATTCAGAAAGTAAACGGGAACAAAAGGGATTACTGATTGTCAGTATTATTCTCAACCTGGGACTTTTGTTCTTCTTCAAATACACCGACTTTTTCATCGGCATCATCAACGATCTGCACCTGGGTAAGGTAGAGCCGTTGAAGCTGCTCCTGCCTATCGGCATCTCGTTCTATACTTTTGAGAATCTCAGCTATACCATCGATGTGTACAGAAGGGAAATAAAGCCGGTAGACAATTTTATGGACTACCTGTTCTTCCTGTCTTTCTTTCCGAAACTGATGATGGGCCCCATTGTAAGGGCTGCAGATTTCATTCCGCAGATCTCACAGCCTTATGTGCTTGATTCCGAGGATATTGGTAAAGGTATGTACCTGATTATCGGTGGATTGTTCAAGAAAGTAGTGATCTCAGATTTCATAAACCAGAACTTCGTTCAGTATATTTTCGACGATCCCTCCAAACATACCGGGCTGGAATGCCTGTTGGGAGTATATGGCTATGCCATGATCATTTATTGCGACTTTTCCGGTTATTCTGATATGGCATTGGGTATAGCCCGGTGGACCGGCTTCAAGATCCCGCCAAACTTTGACTCTCCTTACCAGAGCTCCAGCATTACTGAATTCTGGCGCCGCTGGCATATATCACTCTCTTCCTGGTTGAGGGATTACCTGTATATTCCATTAGGGGGAAACCGTAAAGGCAAAGTGCGTCAATACATCAACCTGGGGCTGACCATGCTGATAGGTGGCTTCTGGCATGGCGCCAGCTGGAATTTTGTCTTCTGGGGCGCTATGCATGGTGGCGCTTTGGCGGTGGATAAAGTGAGGATCGACTGGCTGAAAAAACGCGGAAGCGTTGTTTCCGGCTGGGCAGGTACTTTGCTGAAGATAGGCGGTATACTGCTTACTTTCCACTTTGTCTGCTTCTGTTGGGTGTTCTTCAAGGCCAGTACTTTCCAGGATTCCTGGGCACTCTTACACCAGATAGTATACGACTTTCAGCCTGAAGTATGGCTGGAACTGTATAATGGTTATACAGCGGTGTTCTGGGTAATGCTGCTGGGTTTTGTGCTGCATTTCCTGCCTAAACAGACGGAGCAGTTCACCGAGCGGTCCCTGGCCCGTATTCCTGTGGCAGGGAGCGTGGTGATCATGGTTGTATTTATCTGGTTATTGGTACAGGTGAAGTCTTCTCAACCAATGATGCCGATTTATCTGCAGTTTTAG
- a CDS encoding porin, with the protein MAIICLPLLSSGIAKAQFLMDMIDTTTSVGKGMFSLYQKYDAVRFSGYIQPQFQYASSKGIDSYAGGNFPKEVDNRFTLRRGRFRLDYARYDEDHMPVVQFAFQFDGTERGVFIRDFFGRIFENKWDVFSLTAGMFARPFSYEVNLSSGDRETPERGRMSQILMKTERDIGAMVSFEPRRPDHPLGFLKIDAGLFNGQGLTATSDFDSHKDFITRVGVKPLKLNSRNWRLSGAVSMLYGGMEQFTRYIYKMGQSAGKPAYYVDSSATNQGKIAPRHYYGADVQFRVPNGKNKGATEIRLEYMRGTQTATASTSETPGTIPVNGSVNAPLYIRNFDGAYLYLLQNMGDPMNLIVVKYDWYDPNKKVKGKEIGATNGGMSPADIRYNTLGLGFVHYFNANMKVMLYYDLVKNESTSLEGYTKDLPDNVFTCRLQYRF; encoded by the coding sequence ATGGCAATCATCTGCTTGCCTTTGTTATCTTCCGGTATTGCCAAAGCACAGTTTCTGATGGATATGATAGATACCACTACCAGCGTAGGAAAAGGTATGTTTTCATTATATCAGAAGTACGACGCCGTGCGTTTCAGCGGGTATATTCAGCCCCAGTTCCAGTATGCCAGCTCTAAAGGAATTGACAGCTATGCCGGCGGAAACTTCCCGAAAGAGGTAGACAACAGGTTCACCCTGCGTCGTGGCCGTTTCCGTCTCGACTATGCCCGCTACGACGAGGATCACATGCCTGTTGTACAGTTTGCCTTCCAGTTTGATGGTACGGAAAGAGGGGTATTTATCCGCGATTTCTTTGGCCGCATTTTCGAAAATAAGTGGGATGTCTTCTCCCTGACGGCAGGTATGTTTGCCCGGCCCTTCAGTTATGAGGTGAATCTCTCCTCAGGCGATCGTGAAACGCCCGAACGCGGGCGTATGTCGCAGATCCTGATGAAGACAGAGCGCGACATAGGGGCGATGGTATCTTTTGAGCCCCGCCGTCCTGATCATCCTTTGGGATTCCTGAAGATTGATGCAGGTCTGTTTAACGGACAGGGCCTGACCGCTACCAGTGATTTTGACAGCCATAAAGACTTTATCACCCGTGTGGGAGTGAAACCATTGAAGCTGAACAGCCGTAACTGGCGCCTGTCGGGAGCCGTGTCTATGCTATATGGTGGAATGGAGCAGTTCACCCGTTACATTTACAAAATGGGGCAGTCTGCGGGTAAGCCGGCATATTATGTCGATTCTTCGGCCACCAATCAGGGCAAAATTGCGCCGCGCCATTATTATGGAGCAGATGTCCAGTTCAGGGTGCCTAACGGGAAAAATAAGGGCGCTACCGAGATCAGACTGGAATATATGCGTGGTACGCAGACGGCAACAGCATCTACCAGCGAAACGCCAGGCACGATACCTGTCAATGGCAGTGTGAATGCGCCCCTGTATATCAGGAACTTCGACGGTGCTTATTTGTACCTGTTACAGAACATGGGCGACCCAATGAACCTGATCGTAGTGAAATACGACTGGTATGACCCCAATAAGAAGGTAAAGGGAAAGGAAATCGGTGCAACTAATGGAGGAATGAGCCCGGCCGACATCAGGTATAATACCCTGGGCCTGGGTTTTGTGCATTATTTCAATGCAAATATGAAGGTGATGTTGTATTACGATCTGGTGAAAAATGAATCTACGTCCCTGGAGGGATATACAAAAGACCTGCCGGACAATGTATTTACCTGCAGGCTCCAATACCGTTTTTAA
- a CDS encoding sensor histidine kinase produces the protein MFKAKNLSPQKLAGFTALILSVVITLGTLLINAHWKIVLIAFVLTFLVSYYLYLYTLQNFIYRKIKLIYKFIYQTKASKREEFFNKNILPLKTIEEVSEDVEKWASQKKEELDMLRRNEEFRKEFLLNLSHELKTPIFAVQGYIHTLLDGALEDPNVNKIFLKNATKNIDRLCRLIDDLDEISKLESGEMTINSENFVIQDLIRDVFDTLSLKANTKGIKFNVKKGCEAPIHVLADKEKVRQVLINLVDNSIKYGRPDGHTVASIYVMDDKRVLIEISDDGIGIAEEHLPRVFERFYRTDRARSRDIGGTGLGLAIVKHIIEAHGQTINIRSKPEIGSTFGFTLESGE, from the coding sequence ATGTTTAAAGCCAAGAATCTTTCTCCACAAAAACTGGCAGGATTTACTGCCCTCATACTTTCGGTTGTTATTACACTGGGCACCCTATTGATAAATGCTCACTGGAAAATAGTGCTGATTGCGTTTGTACTCACCTTCCTGGTGTCTTATTACCTGTATCTGTATACGCTGCAGAATTTCATTTACAGGAAAATAAAGCTCATTTACAAATTCATTTACCAGACCAAAGCCTCGAAAAGAGAAGAGTTCTTCAACAAGAACATTCTTCCCCTGAAGACCATTGAAGAGGTAAGTGAAGATGTGGAAAAATGGGCCAGCCAGAAAAAGGAAGAGCTGGACATGTTGCGCCGTAATGAAGAATTCCGCAAGGAGTTCCTCCTCAATCTCAGCCATGAACTGAAAACGCCCATCTTTGCCGTACAGGGATATATTCATACCCTCCTCGACGGTGCGCTGGAAGATCCGAATGTCAACAAGATATTTCTGAAAAATGCCACCAAGAATATTGACAGGCTTTGCCGCCTGATAGATGACCTGGATGAAATATCCAAGCTGGAAAGTGGAGAAATGACCATTAACAGCGAAAATTTCGTCATACAGGACCTTATCAGGGATGTCTTTGACACGCTGTCGCTTAAAGCCAATACCAAGGGTATCAAGTTTAATGTAAAGAAAGGCTGTGAAGCCCCAATCCATGTATTGGCCGACAAAGAAAAGGTGAGACAGGTACTGATCAACCTCGTGGACAACTCCATCAAATACGGCCGTCCGGATGGCCATACCGTAGCCAGTATATACGTGATGGACGACAAACGCGTACTGATCGAAATATCGGATGATGGTATCGGTATTGCGGAAGAACACCTTCCCCGCGTATTTGAACGGTTCTATCGTACCGACAGGGCCCGTAGCCGTGACATAGGCGGTACAGGTCTGGGCCTGGCGATTGTAAAGCACATCATTGAAGCCCATGGTCAGACCATCAATATCCGCAGTAAACCGGAGATAGGTTCCACCTTCGGCTTTACCCTGGAATCCGGTGAATAA
- a CDS encoding response regulator transcription factor: MIDQAVAGKILVVDDEIDILEIISYNLKSAGYDTITAKDGSEAVQKAKVFRPDLIMLDIMMPNKNGIDTCREIRKIPEFKDTMVLFLTALNDEKSEIDGLNMGADDYIAKPIKPKLLVSRINALFRRLHKPEDTQVQLGDLIIDREKFTVTYKGQEIILAKKEFELLQLLASKPGRVFLRNEILNQVWGTEVIVGDRTIDVHIRKIRQKIGIDLITTVKGVGYKFEM; the protein is encoded by the coding sequence ATGATAGACCAAGCGGTTGCAGGTAAAATCTTGGTGGTGGATGACGAGATAGATATTCTGGAAATCATCAGCTATAATCTTAAATCGGCCGGATATGACACTATTACGGCGAAAGATGGCAGCGAGGCTGTTCAGAAAGCAAAAGTATTCCGCCCCGACCTTATCATGCTGGATATCATGATGCCGAATAAAAACGGTATAGATACCTGTCGCGAGATCCGGAAGATCCCGGAATTTAAAGATACCATGGTGCTGTTCCTCACCGCACTAAATGATGAAAAATCAGAAATAGATGGTTTGAACATGGGCGCTGATGATTATATCGCTAAACCCATTAAGCCAAAATTGCTGGTAAGCCGTATCAACGCGCTTTTCCGCCGCCTGCACAAACCTGAGGATACACAGGTACAGCTGGGTGATCTGATCATTGACCGCGAAAAATTCACAGTAACCTACAAAGGTCAGGAGATCATCCTTGCAAAGAAGGAATTCGAACTGCTGCAGCTGCTGGCTTCAAAACCGGGCCGGGTATTTCTCCGCAACGAGATATTGAACCAGGTATGGGGTACAGAAGTAATTGTCGGCGACCGAACTATCGATGTACACATCCGTAAAATACGCCAGAAAATAGGTATTGACCTCATTACAACAGTGAAGGGCGTGGGCTATAAGTTTGAGATGTAA